One segment of Plasmodium vinckei vinckei genome assembly, chromosome: PVVCY_04 DNA contains the following:
- a CDS encoding replication protein A1, small fragment → MSENDLLFRISQITTYVSKWIIKAKVVNKSKLSTFKNNNSFFSIDITDVHGDSIACKFWGSSADKWFNNIELKKVYIFSKGRVSIANPKYNNVKHKYELTFNEDSEIHEVKDDGEIKIQKNISLVNLRDIKIATKETPFTADLIGIVKHICPPNNLKTKQGNDIVKQNIIIVDDTKHSFEISFWDNNVNLIEKDLKENEIYIFTNISIRNWNDMKNGTFGVTSSIEKVENLNDELKNKCLGISEWYNNNGKYEQFTNMKNILSNDVIQTPDKHYALSDVNDVLAKISGTYTLVGRIKRIYWKSKENEHRFYYPACTKCKKKLLSSGQDNTQGMDYDNSNFNNDESCVYSCMNCDENDVKPYYNYTFNFLFMDFSGSITLRAFSDEGFNLLGKKAEELKGLDEDTLDYLFNYDFLYKEYKVVVRVSQKIYNGIERVNFTAMRIFPQKYSDISYLLNEIQLLIPSDNNTTKNNKRSLNDGSHDTKKQKI, encoded by the exons ATGAGTGAAAACGA CCTCCTTTTTCGTATTAGCCAAATAACGACATATGTTAGCAAATGGATCATAAAAGCAAAAGTAgttaataaatcaaaacTCTCTACATTTAAGAACAACAACAGCTTTTTTAGCATAGACATAACTGATGTACATGGCGATTCAATTGCATGCAAATTTTGGGGAAGCTCAGCAGATAAATggtttaataatatagagttaaaaaaagtttacattttttccaAAGGAAGAGTTTCGATTGCAAAtccaaaatataataatgtaaaacataaatatgaattaaCATTTAATGAAGATAGTGAAATTCATGAAGTTAAAGATGATGGGGAAATCAAAATtcagaaaaatatatcactTGTAAATTTAagagatataaaaatagcaaCAAAAGAAACACCATTTACAGCCGATTTAATTGGTATAGTTAAACATATATGCCCACcaaataatttgaaaacGAAACAAGGAAATGATATagttaaacaaaatataataattgttGATGATACAAAGCATTCATTTGAAATATCTTTTTGGGACAATAATGTAAACTTAATAGAAAaagatttaaaagaaaatgaaatatacatatttacaaatataagtATTCGAAATTGGAATGATATGAAAAATGGAACATTTGGTGTAACTAGTTCTATCGAAAAAgtagaaaatttaaatgatgaattaaaaaataaatgcttAGGTATTTCAGAATggtataataataatggaaaataCGAGCAATTTactaatatgaaaaatattttatccaATGATGTTATCCAAACACCCGATAAACATTATGCGCTAAGTGATGTTAATGATGTATTGGCAAAAATATCTGGAACATATACATTAGTAGGTAGAATTAAACGAATATATTGGAAAAGCaaagaaaatgaacatAGATTTTATTACCCTGCTTGTActaaatgtaaaaaaaaattattatcaagTGGACAAGATAATACTCAAGGCATGGATTACGACAATTCGAATTTCAATAATGACGAAAGCTGTGTATATTCATGTATGAATtgtgatgaaaatgatgtcaaaccatattataattatacatttaATTTCTTATTTATGGATTTCTCTGGTTCTATAACTTTAAGAGCTTTTTCTGATGAAGGGTTTAATTTGTTAGGGAAAAAAGCTGAAGAATTAAAAGGATTGGATGAAGATACTTtagattatttatttaattatgatTTCTTATATAAGGAATATAAAGTTGTTGTTAGAGTAAgtcaaaaaatttataatggAATAGAAAGAGTAAATTTTACTGCTATGAGAATATTCccacaaaaatattcagACATCTCCTATTTACTTAATGAAATACAATTACTCATTCCCagtgataataatacaaccaaaaataataagagATCTCTAAATGACGGTTCTCATGATAcaaaaaagcaaaaaatataa
- a CDS encoding bacterial histone-like protein, putative produces MHIILFLFCFMFEYVHSRQAFINVHKNNIINKKLSSNSSYNKNALYQNAPKAPISQAVTKKHIIEEVSMETKESKKTVEKIMNGIFDNIYKHLENNEKIYIHKFGMYYNIFRKKRYIKNMRTKEDIEIESSHVPHFKFSKIFKDMIKTNIKAKKGEGYEEGTDFDEDDLDMDNINESFKENVNEKLVY; encoded by the exons ATGCACATTATATTGTTCTTATTCTGTTTTATGTTTGAATATGTCCATTCACGACAAGCATTTATTAATGTTCATAAGaacaatattataaacaaaaaattaagtaGCAACagttcatataataaaaatgccTTATATCAAAATGCTCCAAAGGCGCCTATTTCACag gCAGTAACTAAGAAACATATAATTGAAGAAGTTTCAATGGAAACAAaagaaagtaaaaaaacagttgaaaaaataatgaatggaatatttgataatatatataaacatttagaaaataatgaaaaaatatatatccacAAATTTGGTATGTATTACAACAtttttcgaaaaaaaagatatattaaaaatatgaggACAAAAGAAGACATTGAAATCGAAAGTAGTCATGTGCCACATTTTAAATTctcaaaaatattcaaagacatgataaaaacaaatattaagGCAAAAAAGGGAGAAGGATATGAAGAGGGAACTGATTTTGATGAAGACGATTTAGATATggataatattaatgaaagtTTTAAGGAAAATGTCAATGAAAAATTAGTTTATTAA
- a CDS encoding ubiquitin specific protease, putative has translation MIKSEQIPIDNINYNLKIEENDDDNKKSKKICELINCNDKNMINYIYKDIIPEGKAYEIPNINNFNNYYNEDDNNYDIDKNKKIIDILDINERAKIQNSMNQFDSNYKIRLEENNDVITELINNQTSERGVFHNIVARSQTNNNKENLNNNKLEISEPPSGSSKNTILAKKTNQKPYPIQENILNAINKSENNGYEQKITNNKILENISQGSTGILDEKQNDQEVKTNLLSNAKKGCSHIFKGYETDQILNVLNIISKEHIYTKSYYSDNYAEKLEQESNLKLSDLSNYNDLDINNDQIQTKIIENENDSKGNTIADKKTSSNRMPFLKSMSKNDKLIYLTLLKNIDKHTLLSINKNVFFLKRIQQYFYRKYIHIKFPNDLDNYYYFINMDWFNKLKNFLFTDSGEFPGEITNYKLYTNENINIMNFEDITNIENFKSDLKEGKDYICINKYMWRFLYYTFKGGPCIKRNSNNIYDKIVPISNNDIPNNNIIHSLEFQYIDKLFSLFNYSHDSTTNIENVSQSKNQIKTKQYFADSYQDLLMYYKLANEDPNTTFHSSNKRENYFEKQNMDLIKKTPTNNMPPIQSNISNKQLGNPKNNITNKTIVHNASLNSDNQGGPPNIEVANKNNYKGTQRKGSERANNSANQNSRNQNTTNKNTSNQNSTSQNNANQNNGDQNDDDKNRDDQNSDNQSKNNSDTSQSNSNDGSVRKKQVQANSANKNKNGKPKCAVSKVNNPEIGNMKRECSDGNNTKSTSTECNANSSNNPPQKNENSKGHKNIENKMNPQNKTLTSNNNTNQNSLAPQNASSKKNPVVYHSSNGNDIYKSCEEYNNGATSSNGYVTTTETDSKGTPENILKNDLNKKKNQTKSNSSSCTNMSSTNSSSSYNSDNNKPEKNTRKCSSEINKNVSKSNINSAMNHPENKNIQKGKQINNMNKDIPQKNNMITYKPSCSSDSSSYQTKSSNSSNFSIRDQSSSNSNSDDYKTSRKNLMEEDIENEHVSSIVKVEHPAGIINYSTTCYVNVVMQCLSVFRIFIYTLHNYVTGKFKDSNASSDDSNSKNSSIVNKNFFTNSIPFNLFGNNNKNNNEQLLISFSKKLFELSKMHKSPTVIEINRFLNLLNQKYSYLFECNEQQDCHEFLLLVFDYIHNMMKIVDESVDKNNQIDYYLKKEQSIISDQFLGLIEEKITCSKCEYVNCVYQPIYNLSVNFFKKNTENNLNDNLIEYFKKEEVNSTCEKCKSTKMYKCSYVYKQPKILIVHLIRLLEDGSKIDKPIKFDVLNFNIQNVLKKENDNFIEPPKNYDLCGVIVHRGLNSNYGHYICYTKRVHSNGKTVWYKFDDSLVRVVDIKEVASAKAYCLFYESK, from the exons atgattaaAAGCGAACAGATTCCAATTGACAACATTAactataatttaaaaatcgaagaaaatgatgacgataataaaaaatctaAGAAAATTTgtgaattaataaattgcaatgataaaaacatgattaattatatatataaagatataattCCTGAAGGAAAGGCATATGAAATCccaaatataaacaattttaacaactattataatgaagatgataacaattatgatatagataaaaacaaaaaaattatagatatacttgatataaatgaaagggcaaaaattcaaaatagTATGAACCAATTCGATTcgaattataaaattcgtTTAGAAGAAAACAATGATGTTATAACGGAATTAATTAACAATCAAACATCAGAGAGAGGAgtatttcataatattgTTGCCCGATCccaaacaaataataataaagaaaatttaaataataataaattagaaATATCAGAGCCACCTTCGGGAAGTTCAAAAAATACTATATTAGCAAAAAAGACGAATCAAAAACCATACCCAATTCAAGAGAACATATTAAATGCAATAAACaaaagtgaaaataatggctatgaacaaaaaatcacaaataataaaatattagaaaatatttcacaAGGAAGTACTGGAATTTTAgatgaaaaacaaaatgatcAAGAAGTAAAAACTAATTTACTTTCGAATGCCAAAAAGGGGTGttcacatatttttaaaggtTATGAAACAGATCAAATCTTAAATGTATtgaatattatttccaaagaacatatatatacaaaaagtTATTATTCAGATAATTATGCCGAGAAACTGGAACAAGAATCAAATCTAAAACTTAGTGATTtatcaaattataatgatCTAGATATAAACAATGATCAAATACAAACAAAGATcatagaaaatgaaaatgattcTAAGGGCAATACTATCGCTGACAAGAAAACTAGTAGCAATAGAATGCCGTTTTTAAAATCGATGAGCAAAAATGACAAATTAATATACTTAACacttttgaaaaatatagataaacATACTTTACTaagtattaataaaaatgtgttttttttaaaaagaatacaacaatatttctatagaaaatatattcatattaaatTTCCAAATGATTTggataattattattatttcataaatatgGATTGGTTTAATaaacttaaaaattttttgtttactGATTCTGGAGAATTCCCAGGTGAAAtcacaaattataaattatataccaATGAAAAcattaatataatgaattttgaagatattacaaatatagaaaattttaaatcagATTTAAAAGAAGGTAAagattatatatgtattaacaaatatatgtgGAGGTtcttatattatacatttaaaGGTGGTCCATGTATTAAACGGAATAgtaacaatatatatgataaaattgtacctatatcaaataatgatatacctaacaataatattattcattCATTAGAATTCCAATACAtagataaattattttcattatttaattactCTCATGATAGTACTacaaatatagaaaatgttTCACAAAgcaaaaatcaaataaaaacaaagcAATACTTTGCTGATTCTTATCAAGATCTTTTAatgtattataaattagCAAATGAAGATCCCAATACAACTTTTCATTCTAGTAATAAAAgagaaaattattttgaaaaacaaaacatgGATTTAATCAAAAAAACACCTACTAATAATATGCCACCCATTCAATCcaatatttcaaataaacAGTTAGGAAacccaaaaaataatataaccAATAAGACTATCGTCCATAATGCCTCCTTAAATTCAGATAATCAAGGTGGCCCACCTAATATAGAGGtagcaaataaaaataattacaaaGGCACTCAAAGAAAGGGTTCCGAGAGAGCTAACAATAGTGCTAACCAAAATAGTCGCAACCAAAATACCACTAACAAAAATACCTCTAACCAAAATAGCACTAGCCAAAATAACGCTAACCAAAATAATGGTGATCAAAATGACGATGACAAAAACCGAGACGATCAAAATAGTGATAATCAaagcaaaaataatagtgacACTAGCCAATCCAACAGTAACGATGGAAGCGTAAGAAAAAAGCAGGTGCAAGCCAATAgtgcaaataaaaataaaaatggtaaaCCAAAATGTGCCGTAAGCAAAGTTAATAATCCTGAAATTGGCAATATGAAAAGAGAATGCTCTGATGGAAATAACACCAAAAGTACTAGCACCGAATGTAATGCCAATTCTAGTAATAATCCCCcccaaaaaaatgaaaattctaaaggtcataaaaatattgaaaataaaatgaatccacaaaataaaacattaactagtaataataatactaatCAAAATAGTTTGGCACCTCAGAATGCatcatcaaaaaaaaatccgGTTGTTTACCATTCATCAAATGGAAatgatatttataaatcttgtgaagaatataataatggtGCTACATCAAGTAATGGATATGTTACTACAACTGAAACAGATTCTAAAGGAACACCAGAAAATATCTTGAAAAATGACCtcaataagaaaaaaaatcaaactAAATCAAACAGTAGTAGTTGTACTAATATGAGCAGTACCAATAGCAGTTCTAGTTATAACAGTGACAATAATAAACCTGAGAAAAATACCAGAAAATGTTCTtcagaaataaataaaaatgttagtAAAAGCAACATTAATAGTGCTATGAATCATcctgaaaataaaaatatacaaaaaggtaaacaaattaataatatgaataaagatataccccaaaaaaataatatgataaCCTACAAGCCCAGTTGCTCTAGTGACAGCAGTAGCTATCAAACAAAAAGTAGCAATAGTAGCAACTTTAGTATACGTGATCAAAGTTCATCTAATTCTAATAGTGATGATTATAAAACGAGTAGGAAAAATTTAATGGAAGAagatatagaaaatgaacATGTAAGTAGTATAGTAAAAGTAGAACATCCAGCCggtattataaattattctaCTACTTGCTATGTTAATGTAGTTATGCAATGCTTATCGGTTTTCcgaatatttatatacacgTTACATAATTATGTAACAGGTAAATTTAAAGATTCCAATGCATCAAGTGATGATAgtaatagtaaaaatagCTCAATTGTTaacaaaaatttttttacaaattctataccttttaatttatttggaaataataataaaaataataatgaacaattacttatatcattttcaaagaaattatttgaattaagTAAAATGCATAAGTCTCCCACAGTAATAGAAATTAATagatttttaaatttattaaatcaaaaatattcttatttatttgaatgtAATGAACAACAAGATTGTCATGAGTTCCTTTTATTAGTTTTtgattatattcataacatgatgaaaatagttGATGAATCagttgataaaaataatcaaatcgattattatctaaaaaaagaacaatCAATTATATCAGATCAATTCTTAGGTTTaattgaagaaaaaattacGTGTTCCAAATGTGAATACGTCAATTGTGTATATCAGcctatttataatttaagtgttaatttttttaaaaaaaatacagaaaataatttaaatgataatcttattgaatattttaaaaaagaagaagtTAATTCTACTTgtgaaaaatgtaaatcaacaaaaatgtataaatgcTCTTATGTATACAAACAACCAAAAATTCTAATTGTTCATTTAATTCGATTGTTAGAAGATGGATCGAAAATAGACAAACCTATCAAGTTTGATGtcttaaattttaatatccAAAATGTATTAAAGAAGGAAAACgataattttattgaaccaccaaaaaattatgatttaTGCGGTGTTATTGTTCATAGAGGACTCAATTCAAATTATGGccattatatatgttatacTAAAAGAGTACATTCTAATGGAAAGACAGtg TGGTACAAATTTGATGACAGTTTAGTGCGAGTCGTCGATATTAAAGAAGTGGCATCAGCCAAAGCCTATTGTCTTTTTTATGAAAgcaaataa
- a CDS encoding prefoldin subunit 4, putative, which yields MTNVKDLKYDLGLDMTTDDQKKIGKFTNLHYKQSLYQQKIKLMKEKISNIDSAIDEVSLVFDPNDVMLGIGDCFFSFDTEYVEESLEKSKNEEKINLNKLECEYKNITDEKQKLKTELYAKFGNRIDLN from the exons atgaCTAATGTTAaagatttaaaatatgatttaGGTTTAGATATGACCACAGATGATCAAAAGAAAATTGGAAAATTCACAAATTTGCATTATAAGCAATCCCTTTatcaacaaaaaataaaattaatgaaagaAAAGATTTCAAACATTGATTCTGCTATAGATGAAGTTTCGCTTGTATTCGATCCAAACGATGTTATGCTAGGCATAg GTGATTGCTTTTTCAGCTTTGACACAGAATATGTGGAAGAAAGCTTAGAAAAATccaaaaatgaagaaaaaataaatttaaataaattagaatgtgaatacaaaaatataaccgatgaaaaacaaaaattaaaaactgAGTTATATGCAAAATTTGGAAACAGAATTGACCTTAATTAA
- a CDS encoding signal peptidase complex subunit 3, putative, which produces MDTLLNRINIIFYSMALCLVTLCLFNYGSSFYLFDENNIETNVKVKSVKRLVYNKYINGDEAVLSLDLSYDMTKAFNWNLKQLFVYVLVTYETPEKAENEVIIQDYIISSPEDAIRADKNFITKYSLKDYYNGLRNNLINVQVCYKYMPIIGVSRTYHGAKTSYMMPDEYFDTMPAKYPLYYPDK; this is translated from the coding sequence atggatacCCTTTTGAatagaataaatataattttttattcgaTGGCATTATGTTTAGTTACCTTGTGTCTTTTTAATTATGGatcatcattttatttatttgatgaaaataatatagaaacTAATGTAAAAGTGAAAAGTGTAAAAAGATTagtttataataaatatataaatggtGATGAAGCAGTTTTATCTTTAGACTTATCATATGATATGACAAAAGCATTTAATTGGAATTTAAAACAGttatttgtatatgtaTTAGTAACATATGAAACTCCTGAAAAGGCGGAAAATGAAGTTATTATACAAGACTACATTATAAGTAGCCCCGAAGATGCAATAAGAGcagataaaaattttattacaaaatattcCCTTAAAGATTATTATAATGGATtaagaaataatttaataaatgtacaagtatgttataaatatatgccaATAATCGGAGTATCACGAACTTATCATGGGGCCAAAACATCGTATATGATGCCTGATGAATATTTTGACACTATGCCAGCTAAATATCCATTATATTACCCTGACAAATAG